Part of the Brassica oleracea var. oleracea cultivar TO1000 unplaced genomic scaffold, BOL UnpScaffold00534, whole genome shotgun sequence genome, GAAGCTTTGTAAGATCTTTAAGTGCCGAAATGGCCGCCCCTTTGCCATCACTAACAACGAAAGTTGTAAGTGTCTGGAGCCTCGTCAGTTTACCAAAGCTTTTTGGCATCTGGTTCAACTTCGTTGCTGTCAGATCAATATACGTCAGGCTGATAAGATTGCAGATTGTTTCTTCCAGTTGGATCAGATTGGGACAGTAAGACAGTAGAAGAGTCTGGAGATTGTACAGGAAACCAACCGATGTTGGAAGAGTCTTGAGATAAGTTCTAGAGAGGTCTAAGTACCGGATGTGCCTCATTCTCTTGAAAATATCTGAGGGCAGCAGGGTGAATTTATAATGGGACAAAGACAATACACGCAGGCAGGTAAGACCCCGAAGCAACTTATCTCTGACCATATTATTTAAGCAGCAGGTTTGAGAAGAATCTTTAAGGCTCAAAGGAAGAAAAGTTCGCAGAGACTTTACCCCGTGCAGTACCTCAAACTTCATAGCCTCACCACTATATTGGTCACGTAAATAGGATAAGTGCCTGGTTTTTCCTGACATTCCTTGAATTTGATTCTCGTACTTGAAGCAGAACTCTCCCGCTGCAAATTGAGCCAACTCGTTGATAAGATCATGCATAGTAAACTTTGATGTAGCAATAATGTCTCGTTGGAAAAGAGACCTTGAAACTAGTTCTGAAAAGTATTCATCTCCAACCGCTTCCATCCTCTCTGTGTTTCCTTCATCCTTATGCAAGAGTCCCTCCGACATCCACAAAAGAACTACCCTTTCCTTTTCGAAGACGTACCCTTTTGGAAATATGGAGCAGTAGGCAAAACATCTTTTCAAGGGAAGGGGGAGGTAATGATAGCTGACCTGTAAAACAGGGAGTATGTTGATTGAACCAGTTGGAAGAGTCCAGATCTTACTGTTTAGGATCCCCCTCCAATATTCACCTTCTCGGCTAGACCGTAACAAACCGCCAAATACTTTCGCAGCCAAAGGCAGGCCTTGGCACTTGCCCACTACTTGTTCTGCAAGCTCTCCCAGTTCTCGATTTAGATCATGCTCCTGAGGACCAAGTGCCTGTTCTCTAAAAATACTCCAGCATTCTCCAAATGGTAGAGGCTgaagtgtgtgtgtgtttcttgCTAGCACCCACTTTTGTCGCGACATGGTGACTTCTTGTTGTTACAATAATTCGGCTCTCCTTAGCAGCAGTTGCAAAGGGTTGACATAGCAGATTCCAGTCCTCGAAAGATTCACTCCACATATCATCAAGAACGAGCagaaactttttctttttcaatcttTCTTCCAGTTTAAGGTGGAGTTGATTTAGGTCTTCAAAAGGAAATGTGCCTCGAGTGACTGCCTCAAAAATTCTCTTGGTAAGGCTAAAAACATCAATCTTCTCTGACACATGAATCCAGGCTTTTAATGGAAAATGATCCTCATCGTACAGGAGCTGTGCAAGTGTGGTCTTGCCAACCCCTCCAATGCCCACAATGGCTAGCACTTCTATTTTGCTATTGTCATCGTTTGTCAACAATTTCAAGATTTCCGCCTTTTCTGTTTGTCTACCAATTGGTCGTTGTTCTCCTATTAGAGATGTAGTCaatctttttgtgtgtgttggCGTTGTGGGCAGTTGCGAGAACACTTCAATCTCTGAGGCTAGAGAGTCGAGCTTCATCTTGACACTCGTAAGCTTATCTAGCAAAATTTTCAAGCTGATTGTTTCTTTGCCGAGCGAAGCTTCTGTATAAATATCATCGAGAACATCTTCTGCATGGTAAACGGCATCTTTCAGCTTGTTGACCCAATCTTCCACTGCCTGGTTCGTAATTTGTTCCTCATGGGCATAACTAAGCCATGCACATATAGTCAAAAGTTTGGTTTCCAGCTCCCCAAGTATCACCTTCATCTCCTTCCCTTCTCGGACCCTGAAGAATTCATCGAAAATGGATGACATGACCGACTTGAACAGAGCTTTGAACAGAGCTTGTAAGAAAGCTGAGAGAATTATCCCTTCGACCAACATCCCTTCAGGTCTTCAGGTGTTGTGATGCGCCTTAAAACACacaggaaaagaaaagaaaataaactgaATATTGATGTTCCTCAAAACACAGGAACGAAAAAGAAGCtggattatttttttctgtctttCTGATCTGCCGAACTTCATTacaacatttattaataatgcatatatatatatttaatatcattAGTTTTTAATAATCCATATTATTCTGGTGAGGTGCACTTCATTGACttttaaagaaagagaaaaaaacaagatatatagtttttaataatgCATATTATTCTGGTGAGGTGCACTTCATTGACTtttgaagaaagagaaaaaaaacaagagggGCCAATTTGACGAGccaaatttgtttttctttctaaatacataatatttgaCCGGTTAACGTGTGTATATGTAAGTTCGTTTTGTTCAACtttcaaactatatatatatatatatatatatatatatatctaataacTAAGGCCACGTCCtgtagaatattattttattgttattaaatgctatttttagATGATGTAATTGCGTGGTTgtctttatttgttaaaaaaaaattatttgataattttatttgttttattttttatattaaaagagaaacattacaatattTGAGTGTCgtcatgtcatcactagaatgactCTTAccttttttagagaaatatgttgctccatctaaatatatattttatttttttaaactaccaTAAAAAGtaattagtaatttataaaagtattcttctttcttttcttaaataaaacttacggaatCACCTAATATGactaaatatttatgaaaattaatgattaaaaataatagagatTTGATTACTATTGtgaatcttttttatttatattattaaaattaattaatttattaaataattaaaatttagctttttcgtatattatatattttaaattttttaaaatgaatataaattataaaaaggttaactgaaactttttttggtaaatagcttaaatttttgttttaacaagaCTAGATACTttgcccgggctacgcccgggtttattcaaataatattgtatttaatatatatattacaatatattactTCTatgttataagaatataaatagaaattgaATTAGAAATGAGTAAAActtacaatttattttcttactatcTAAAATATGTATGGGATGGTaaacaaatgcaaaattaataaaGAATTTGTTACTCTGTAGTTATTATCCAAAGTATCTTTTCTTACATATTTAggttattaagtaaatatattattaatctccACATCACATATttctttgttatatatattatttatttcatatttatatgttatttatatgttatttatttcttatt contains:
- the LOC106319646 gene encoding putative disease resistance RPP13-like protein 1 encodes the protein MLVEGIILSAFLQALFKALFKSVMSSIFDEFFRVREGKEMKVILGELETKLLTICAWLSYAHEEQITNQAVEDWVNKLKDAVYHAEDVLDDIYTEASLGKETISLKILLDKLTSVKMKLDSLASEIEVFSQLPTTPTHTKRLTTSLIGEQRPIGRQTEKAEILKLLTNDDNSKIEVLAIVGIGGVGKTTLAQLLYDEDHFPLKAWIHVSEKIDVFSLTKRIFEAVTRGTFPFEDLNQLHLKLEERLKKKKFLLVLDDMWSESFEDWNLLCQPFATAAKESRIIALGPQEHDLNRELGELAEQVVGKCQGLPLAAKVFGGLLRSSREGEYWRGILNSKIWTLPTGSINILPVLQVSYHYLPLPLKRCFAYCSIFPKGYVFEKERVVLLWMSEGLLHKDEGNTERMEAVGDEYFSELVSRSLFQRDIIATSKFTMHDLINELAQFAAGEFCFKYENQIQGMSGKTRHLSYLRDQYSGEAMKFEVLHGVKSLRTFLPLSLKDSSQTCCLNNMVRDKLLRGLTCLRVLSLSHYKFTLLPSDIFKRMRHIRYLDLSRTYLKTLPTSVGFLYNLQTLLLSYCPNLIQLEETICNLISLTYIDLTATKLNQMPKSFGKLTRLQTLTTFVVSDGKGAAISALKDLTKLRGKLAILELHRVKGISDAEEADLEGKTHLKEINFTWRTSDPVMGIISGTRNEDALFDMLRPHNKIEKLTVDKYYGNSFPRWMSDPSFSSIVYLSLSECQRCTSLPSLGRLAGLKELHISNMRDLVRIGPEFYTSNPKSQGQDQQPFWSLEMLTFEDMPNWAEWADVEVYGGTLFPMLQKLFIVSCPKLTSAPPGLFPCLLSLHTLSLFCSIIIYHPRGGAVGRRLSSPNNGFGLASILNQTPFLIQSTSHFSSSSGAAGRGRGRGSGFPAAGKGQFGINSEPEIAKVPVARGRGSSESQSPGGYGHDRGRPIQSDLNPPPFTAFVRPDSTSLGRGRGSLGSDPVSPFSPAPPRHPSQMQQPRFQPPPSDDSRRPQLSREEQLQQPAESKNVSNALGSGEGPFVEAAPPQQQENRDIRRPQPPPQRQRRVQPPKDETPRPQLSPEEAGRRARSQLSHGEAEGSGGVRGRGRGRGRGRGGEAWRDDKKEEEADKRL